One part of the Candidatus Bathyarchaeota archaeon genome encodes these proteins:
- the mvk gene encoding mevalonate kinase has translation MGTGSGYGKVILFGEHFVVHGIPGVVSAIDSSTDAEVKKAAKLVIKDERKTAKGYSEEKRLQQIESIERMLAAMNLDPKMPFDIWIGGSLPGFSGLGASAASSVAIARAISQELNLNLSNEKINAVAYEGEKAYAGNPSGIDNTAATYGGLMWFKKNPAGGQDLVDKIHIKRPIEIVIGSTGKVANTKAMVEGVAERRKKDPKKYDPLFKQAESLAVAGRKALELGDLKKVGDLMNENHRILQEIGVSSKELDLLVDMARKQGAFGAKLTGGGGGGCMVALTGGKEVAGKIVGAFKGAGYEYLMTRIGVGTY, from the coding sequence ATGGGTACAGGTTCCGGTTACGGAAAAGTCATCCTCTTTGGCGAACACTTCGTCGTGCACGGCATCCCCGGCGTAGTCTCAGCTATCGACTCCTCAACAGATGCCGAAGTCAAAAAAGCAGCTAAACTGGTCATTAAAGACGAGCGGAAAACCGCTAAGGGCTACAGCGAAGAGAAGCGGCTCCAGCAAATCGAATCCATCGAACGCATGCTGGCAGCCATGAATTTAGACCCCAAGATGCCCTTTGACATCTGGATAGGGGGGTCACTGCCGGGCTTCAGCGGCCTGGGCGCTTCTGCAGCATCCAGCGTCGCCATCGCACGCGCCATCAGCCAAGAACTCAACCTTAACCTCTCCAACGAAAAAATCAACGCCGTCGCCTACGAAGGCGAAAAAGCCTACGCGGGCAACCCCAGCGGCATCGACAACACCGCAGCCACCTACGGCGGCTTAATGTGGTTCAAGAAAAACCCCGCCGGCGGACAAGACCTAGTCGACAAAATCCACATAAAGCGCCCAATCGAAATCGTCATTGGCAGCACCGGCAAAGTCGCCAATACCAAAGCCATGGTTGAAGGCGTTGCTGAGCGCAGAAAGAAAGACCCTAAAAAATATGATCCGCTCTTTAAGCAGGCAGAAAGCTTAGCAGTCGCGGGACGCAAAGCCCTTGAATTGGGCGACCTAAAAAAAGTCGGTGACCTCATGAACGAAAACCACCGTATCCTTCAGGAAATCGGCGTTTCCAGCAAAGAACTCGACCTCCTCGTTGATATGGCGCGCAAGCAGGGTGCATTCGGCGCAAAGCTGACGGGCGGCGGAGGCGGCGGCTGCATGGTAGCTTTGACCGGCGGCAAAGAAGTGGCAGGCAAAATCGTGGGCGCGTTTAAGGGTGCAGGCTACGAGTACCTGATGACGCGGATAGGCGTCGGAACCTACTAA
- a CDS encoding cation-translocating P-type ATPase — MAVTEESWHALEAKDALTKLESSKTGLTSTEAAKRLQKYGPNQLITAKKTSPIKIFLAQFKSVLILILIAAALVSFATGHQFDAAIILIIVVISSALGFVQEYRAERALEALTRMLVPIASVIRDGHELQVPAKDIVPGDILALKEGEKVAADARLIEINNLHVNEAPLTGESIPVGKELQAVAENAAILDKKNMVFSGTEVTCGKGKALVVASGMNTEFGKIAGQVASVEKKETPLEKRTKEIGKWLGAAALIVSISVIILGVLRGLDLLEMFLFGIALAVAAVPEALPAIVTGSLAVGMYKMAKKNALVRKMPAVETLGSTTVICTDKTGTLTKGEMTVRKIYADGQTFDVSGVGYSPQGKIEADQKALESKCFSLLMKGAALCNDAEVVLEDNKWVVKGDPTEGALVVATLKAGIKHQELRSAYQRINEFPFSSDRKRMTTIHAQESEDQKTIFMKGAPEIILRYCTAICRGNKTESLTENQLKEILKQNEKMASDGLRVLGIAYKEKAADPSHFKEETSESELVFLGLVGMMDPPRKEVMDAVKLCRKIKIKPVMITGDHKLTALAVAKELGIYREGDEVLTGEELERMSQEELEAKVRKVSVYARVSPLHKLKIVEAWKKLGEIVAMTGDGVNDAPALKKADIGVAMGITGTEVTKESADLVLADDNFATIVNAVEMGRWTYDNIKKYLTYLLQANLVEIIILSFAVLAGFPLPLIPVQILYINLATDGLPAIALGLSPPEPDIMKRPPRSPKETIFTKDVKVFLLRAILIEVPLLIWVFTSALPLGEEIARTRLFLVLVFFELVLALSCRSLKYNITKAPPHKLLVGTVIWEIGLIALILNVPFLRESFGLAPIGIYEVALIAGLSGLVLFTIELTKWIMHRRDEKFEDNTAPLSTLAS; from the coding sequence TTGGCGGTTACTGAAGAGTCCTGGCATGCGCTCGAAGCAAAAGACGCGTTAACTAAACTTGAATCAAGCAAAACAGGGTTAACTTCCACTGAAGCAGCAAAGCGGCTACAGAAGTATGGTCCCAACCAGCTGATTACAGCCAAAAAAACCTCGCCCATCAAAATCTTCCTTGCCCAATTCAAAAGCGTCCTCATCTTAATCCTCATCGCGGCGGCGCTGGTCTCTTTCGCTACCGGTCACCAATTCGACGCCGCAATAATCCTTATCATCGTGGTTATTTCTTCGGCGCTGGGTTTTGTTCAGGAGTACCGTGCGGAGAGAGCTCTTGAAGCGTTAACCAGAATGCTGGTGCCGATCGCATCCGTCATACGGGATGGGCATGAACTACAGGTGCCCGCCAAGGACATTGTACCCGGCGACATCTTAGCCCTCAAAGAAGGCGAAAAAGTCGCAGCAGACGCCCGCCTAATAGAAATCAACAACCTCCACGTCAACGAGGCGCCACTGACAGGCGAATCCATCCCCGTTGGGAAAGAACTGCAAGCCGTCGCCGAGAACGCCGCTATACTGGATAAGAAAAACATGGTGTTCTCCGGAACAGAAGTGACCTGCGGCAAAGGCAAAGCCCTAGTTGTTGCCTCCGGGATGAATACGGAATTCGGCAAAATAGCCGGGCAAGTTGCCTCTGTTGAGAAGAAGGAGACGCCGCTGGAGAAACGCACCAAAGAAATCGGCAAATGGCTAGGCGCCGCTGCCCTAATCGTCAGCATCAGCGTTATAATCCTTGGGGTTCTACGGGGTCTTGACCTGCTTGAGATGTTCCTCTTCGGCATAGCCCTTGCAGTCGCCGCGGTGCCTGAGGCGTTGCCCGCGATTGTCACAGGCAGCTTAGCTGTGGGCATGTACAAGATGGCTAAAAAGAACGCGTTGGTCCGCAAGATGCCTGCGGTGGAAACTTTGGGGTCAACAACAGTTATCTGCACAGACAAAACAGGCACCTTAACCAAGGGAGAAATGACCGTACGCAAAATCTACGCGGATGGCCAGACGTTTGATGTGTCAGGGGTTGGCTATTCACCGCAGGGCAAAATAGAAGCTGACCAAAAAGCGCTTGAAAGCAAATGCTTCTCGCTATTAATGAAGGGCGCCGCGTTATGTAACGATGCGGAAGTAGTTTTAGAAGACAACAAATGGGTGGTTAAAGGCGACCCCACTGAAGGCGCGCTTGTCGTAGCCACCCTTAAAGCAGGCATCAAACATCAGGAACTCCGCAGCGCCTACCAGCGAATCAACGAATTTCCCTTCTCCTCCGACAGAAAACGCATGACCACCATCCATGCCCAAGAGAGCGAAGACCAAAAAACAATCTTCATGAAGGGCGCCCCAGAAATCATTCTACGCTACTGCACAGCCATCTGCAGAGGCAACAAAACCGAGTCGCTTACAGAGAACCAACTTAAAGAAATTCTTAAACAAAACGAGAAAATGGCATCCGACGGACTCCGCGTCCTGGGTATAGCCTACAAAGAAAAAGCCGCAGACCCATCACACTTCAAAGAGGAAACATCTGAAAGCGAATTGGTATTCTTGGGCTTGGTGGGCATGATGGATCCGCCACGCAAAGAAGTCATGGATGCAGTGAAGCTTTGCCGCAAAATCAAGATTAAACCCGTCATGATTACAGGCGACCACAAACTCACCGCCTTAGCAGTCGCCAAGGAACTCGGCATCTACCGGGAAGGCGACGAAGTCCTCACAGGCGAGGAACTGGAGCGGATGTCTCAGGAGGAATTAGAGGCAAAAGTCCGCAAAGTATCCGTCTATGCCAGAGTGTCCCCGCTCCATAAACTGAAAATCGTTGAGGCATGGAAAAAGCTGGGCGAAATAGTGGCGATGACCGGCGACGGCGTCAACGATGCCCCCGCACTCAAGAAAGCCGACATAGGCGTAGCTATGGGTATAACAGGAACCGAAGTGACCAAGGAATCCGCGGACCTTGTGTTGGCAGATGATAACTTTGCAACTATAGTTAACGCGGTTGAGATGGGACGCTGGACATACGATAACATAAAGAAATACCTCACATACCTGCTTCAGGCAAACCTAGTTGAGATAATCATCCTATCCTTTGCGGTTCTAGCCGGGTTCCCGCTGCCGCTTATCCCGGTGCAAATCCTCTACATCAACCTCGCCACCGACGGGTTACCCGCGATTGCGCTGGGTCTAAGTCCCCCTGAACCAGACATCATGAAGCGTCCGCCACGCAGCCCCAAAGAAACCATCTTCACCAAAGACGTCAAAGTGTTCCTGCTACGGGCAATACTCATAGAGGTGCCGCTGCTAATCTGGGTCTTTACCAGCGCGCTGCCTCTGGGCGAAGAAATAGCCCGAACCAGACTGTTCTTGGTTCTGGTTTTCTTTGAACTGGTCTTGGCTCTAAGCTGCCGCTCGCTTAAATACAACATAACTAAGGCTCCGCCTCATAAGCTACTGGTGGGCACGGTCATCTGGGAAATCGGTTTGATAGCCTTAATCCTTAATGTACCGTTCCTGCGGGAAAGCTTCGGCTTAGCGCCAATCGGCATATATGAGGTGGCGCTGATAGCTGGTTTATCCGGGTTGGTGCTGTTCACCATAGAGTTAACAAAGTGGATTATGCACCGCAGAGACGAAAAGTTCGAGGATAATACGGCCCCGTTAAGCACCCTTGCAAGCTGA
- a CDS encoding serine hydroxymethyltransferase codes for MKDVPEIVTELIKASKKHEQYRDKECINMIASEGIKSPAVCQMLDMSHDLATRYAEGENDAEGHVKKRYYQGQKYMSQIEDLACDAVKSLFGASWADVRLISGTHANTATFKGLSLASKNNKMVVTPLSCGAHISHDYTGLAGSILGIDNINHVYDINEFNIDPDKSAYVIRAAKPGIVTFGGSLFLFPHPIKELRAVCDEVGAYVAYDAAHVLGLIAGGQFQDPLREGADFITSSTHKTFPGPQGGVIMGNPDTPSKEKAVRKIQHAVFPLTASSTHLGRLPALGIACLEMRLFGKELASQIVRNAQTAGQYLYENGVKVIAEHKGFTRSHQIALDVRSFGGGNKIAQDLEDANIIINKNLLPYDNQASKEDPSGLRVGFQDITRRGFGEGDVKHLCDLMLDIVKGKRTPAQVKVDVLALKSEFCGVKYGFQTVEEALRYVKA; via the coding sequence ATGAAAGACGTGCCTGAAATAGTCACCGAGTTAATCAAAGCCTCCAAGAAGCATGAGCAGTACCGCGACAAAGAATGCATAAACATGATTGCAAGCGAGGGCATCAAGTCCCCTGCGGTCTGCCAGATGCTGGATATGAGCCACGACCTCGCAACCCGCTACGCGGAAGGCGAAAACGACGCCGAGGGCCATGTCAAGAAGCGGTACTATCAGGGCCAAAAGTACATGAGCCAAATCGAGGACCTCGCATGCGACGCCGTTAAAAGCCTCTTTGGCGCTTCATGGGCAGATGTCCGATTAATATCTGGCACCCACGCCAACACAGCCACCTTCAAAGGCTTATCACTTGCATCCAAAAACAACAAGATGGTCGTTACGCCTCTGAGCTGTGGCGCACACATAAGCCACGACTACACTGGTTTGGCGGGCAGCATCCTTGGCATAGACAACATCAACCACGTCTATGACATAAACGAGTTTAACATTGACCCAGACAAATCCGCATATGTCATACGGGCTGCTAAACCCGGCATCGTCACCTTCGGCGGCAGTCTCTTCCTCTTCCCTCACCCCATCAAGGAACTCCGGGCGGTCTGCGACGAAGTCGGCGCATACGTTGCCTACGACGCAGCCCACGTTTTGGGCTTGATTGCAGGCGGCCAATTCCAAGACCCGCTGCGGGAAGGCGCAGACTTCATCACCAGTTCAACCCATAAAACCTTCCCCGGCCCCCAGGGTGGCGTCATAATGGGCAACCCCGACACCCCCTCCAAGGAGAAGGCGGTTAGGAAAATCCAGCATGCAGTCTTTCCGCTAACGGCATCCAGCACCCACCTCGGCAGATTACCCGCCTTAGGCATCGCGTGTCTTGAAATGCGGCTTTTCGGCAAAGAACTCGCCTCACAAATCGTTCGCAACGCCCAGACCGCGGGGCAGTACCTCTACGAGAACGGCGTCAAAGTCATAGCTGAACATAAAGGCTTCACCCGCAGCCACCAAATCGCGCTGGACGTGCGGAGCTTTGGCGGCGGTAACAAAATCGCTCAGGACCTCGAAGACGCCAACATAATCATCAACAAGAACCTGCTGCCCTACGATAACCAAGCCAGCAAAGAGGACCCCTCGGGCTTGCGTGTGGGTTTCCAAGACATCACCCGACGTGGCTTCGGGGAAGGCGACGTTAAGCACCTCTGCGACTTGATGCTCGACATCGTCAAGGGCAAACGGACCCCCGCCCAGGTAAAAGTTGATGTGCTGGCGCTCAAATCGGAGTTCTGCGGCGTCAAATATGGCTTCCAAACCGTCGAGGAAGCCCTCCGATACGTCAAAGCATAG